The Brassica oleracea var. oleracea cultivar TO1000 chromosome C6, BOL, whole genome shotgun sequence genomic interval TTCATCATCTCCTGTTTGCTGATGATAGTTTATTCCTTCTTAAAGCTTCGGAAGCCCAATGTCAGCAACTGCAGTCGATCTTGCATTACTATGGGAGTTTAACAGGGCAAGTGATAAATCTTTCAAAGTCATCCATTACTTTTGGCGAGAAGGTGAATGAGGCTTTAAAACAGAGATTAAGGGTTCTGCTAGGTATCTTTAATGAAGGAGGGGCTAGCTCTTATTTGGGGTTACCTGAGTGCTTCTCTGGCTCAAAGATTGAGATGTTGAACTTTATCAAAGACAAAACCAAGAAGAACTTGTCAAATTAGTACTCCAGGACACTTTCACAAGGTGGAAAAGAAGTGATGATCAAGTCAGTAGCCATGGCATCTCCTATCTTTGCTATGAGTTGCTTCAAGTTTCCAAAAACCACTTGTGACAATTTATCCTCTGCCTTGGCGACCTTTTGGTGGAGCTCAGTGGAAGACAAAAAGAAAATTCATTGGGTGAGTTGGGAGAAATTATGTCTTCCTAAGCATCTTGGTGGGATGGGTTTCAAAAATTTGCAACTCTTCAACCAGGCTCTTTTGGCAAAACAAGCCTGGCGGATTTTAAACGACCCTGAGTCTCTTTATGCGAGATTTATAAAGAGCAGATATTTTCAGGATGGAAATCTTGGTAAAGCGACACTAGGTGCCAGACCCTCTTACGGTTGGAGAAGCCTATTGTTCGGAAAAGAGCTTCTGGATCAAGGACTCAAATGGATGATAGGCAATGGTGAAGATATTCTTGTATGGGCCACTCCATGGATTGAAGATGGTGATAGAATGAGAATTCCTTTGATGAAAAACGTTTTCGTTGATTTGGATTTGAAGGTAGCAGCTCTGATTGATCAACACTCTAAGAGTTGGAACATGAGTTTGCTGAGAGATCTGTTTTATCCTCAAGACGTGGAGCTCATCTCACAGATGAAAATTGTGCCAGGATCTAGGGACTTTAAAGTCTGGAAGTATAATGCGTGTGGAGCGTACACGGCCAAATCAGGGTATTGGCTAGCCTCTAAACTGTCTAATTCTGAGGTTAGGAGACAGGCTGAAGCTCTACCGTCCATTAACCCGCTAAAGAAGCTCATTTGGGATCTTTCTATTCCATCAAAGCTCAGAATCTTTCTTTGGAAAATTGTGTCTAACGCTTTGCCGGTGGCTGATGGAATAGCTTCTCGGGGGATGCAGGTTGATAATAGATGCCAATTCTGTGGAATGGATGGTGAAACTGAAAATCATCTGTTGTTTACTTGTCCCTATGCTAGACTTGTTTGGGCAGTTTCTGGTGTTCCTTTGCCTCATGAGGGGTTTAGTACTTCCATTTTTCAGAACATCAATTTTCTTCTCGCTGGCCAGAAGAATTTCAGAATTCCTGCATATCTAAGGAATGTGTTTCCTTGGCTGTTGTGGAGAATTTGGAAAAATAGAAACAGCCTTATCTTTGAAGGGTTAGAGTTTGAGGCCTTAGGAGTAGTAAGAAAATCGTTTAATGACATGAATGATTGGTCCCAAGCTCAAGCTGTGGAGAATGTTGCTGAGACGAACCCCCCCTGTTAGCCCTTCAGATAATCTTGTCGAATGGTCGCCGCCTCCTGATCAATGGAAAAAATGTGATATAGGTGTTGAATGGGACAAAAGGAACCAAAGATGTGGAGCAGCGTGGCTGGTGAGAGACCATAAAGGAGTTGTATTACTTCACAGTAGATGTTCTTTCACTAATATCCCATCATTGAGAGAGGCTCAAGTTCAAGTTTGGGTATGGGCTATTGAAAGCATGAGGAGTCTTCACTTCTCGAAGATAGTGTTTGTAGGAGATTCAAAAGAGTTAGTTGGAGCTGTTATCAGACCGCCTGCTTGGCCATCGTTTAGGTGGATGTCGAACAGAATCCTATCTTCTCTCCAGTATATTCCTGAGTGGAAATTGGAAAAAGCTGATAGGTCTTTGATCTGTGGAGCCTACCGTATAGCTCAGAGTGTGGTTGTATGGGATTTACCTCAATCGTATGTGGCCACAAGCTATCCTTCTTGGATGGTTGATCTTTTTGGCTAAGTTAATGGTAGTTGTGTTTTCCTTTTTGTGTTGCCTTCGATGGTGGTTGATCCTTTCTTTTTTGGTATCTGACTTGTAATATGTTGGTTTAGAACTTTGTTCGGGGTATAAGTGAAATGGTATGTTTAAAGTGAAAAAAAAAAAAAATGCAAATTGCGCCGCTGATTCACGCGGTTCCACGTGATCAAAGACACGAGAGTGGGTCTGCTTGCTTCGGTTCTAATGTGAATCCAAGTTATGACTTATGACTAATGACTAACTACGTAATATAATTTAGTGACTCAATTTTAATTTTATAAAAATATGTTACACCAACAAAAATCATTAAATATGATGACCAATTGCTACGTACTTGTATAAAATATTTGAGAGGTAATAATTAATTAGTAGCTAGTTTCAGATGAAGTCATAAAACCACTGACGGTTTTACTCATCCAAGTATATATATTGTCGTGTGATTACACATCCACTTATAATTGGATTATTTCGGTACGTTGCTCTATTTTTTATTTGTAAAGATAAATAGCAAAACAGTCCTGCTATTGTCTATTTAGTCGAATAATATTTTCGAAAATAAAAAGAAAAAGAAAAATATTAACGATTTTTTTTGGACAAAGAAAAAGAAAAATATGAACGTGAAAGCAAAGTTTTCTACTTCAGCTAAAACGCGATGAGGTAGTCCGGTTGGTTAGGACCTTGGAGACCAATTGTCATGCTCACGGGTTCGACGCCAGGCGGAGGCGAACTGTCCATTCATGTCATCCACACGGATATGGACCTATGCTTTAGGGTCCATTTGAATATCCGGAGAGAGGGTCTATCCGTAGGCTACACCTTCTCTTGGGAATTAGTCTGGGCCTCTCCGAGGGTCTGGAATACCCCAAGTTAAAAAAAAAAAAAAAAAACTAAAACGCGCTGAAAATTCTAAGTAGAGAGAGAAATACATAATGTCAACAGTTTCCGTAAGAATGGGGACGATCGCATCCATTCATCGGCTAATAATAATAATGACTCGTGAGCTAAACATTAGACTAGGGATCACTATCCAGCAAAAGTCCTTTAACACCACAGCACACATGTTTATTACAGTATAGTTCAATTTCTGAAAACCACTTATCTTCTACTCCTCATTTTTACATATATAGATTTTGACCCGCCTTTGAAAGGACGGATATATTTTTTTGTTTTAAAGTTTTTGAGAAATTTAACTTTTATATTTATTTTATTTTTTGTAATCATATTTATATTTAATGTTGATTTAATTGAATATAATTTTTGGTAACTACATTAAATATGTCAAACTGCATAACTATACACTATTATATGCATTTCAGAATTTTTATTAAAAAAGTTATAAAGTCTACAATATATTATATTTTTTTATTAGTTACCTAGCATAATAGTCAAAAATATCCATACTTAAAAAGATCCGAAAATCAAAGTCTCATATTCTATTAAACCTATATACTTAAACTTTTCTTAAAATGTTATATCCAAAAATCAATATGAAATTCAACCTACACCGAAAACCGAACAAAATATTTGAAAAGTGTTAGAAAAAAGATAAATTCTAATATATTATGCTGATTAATCAATTATATATTTGTGTATTTTCTGTAATCATATTTGTGTATAAATCTTACTCAAAATCTATTTTATAAAATAATAGCAATTTAAAAGTTGATNNNNNNNNNNNNNNNNNNNNNNNNNNNNNNNNNNNNNNNNNNNNNNNNNNNNNNNNNNNNNNNNNNNNNNNNNNNNNNNNNNNNNNNNNNNNNNNNNNNNNNNNNNNNNNNNNNNNNNNNNNNNNNNNNNNNNNNNNNNNNNNNNNNNNNNNNNNNNNNNNNNNNNNNNNNNNNNNNNNNNNNNNNNNNNNNNNNNNNNNNNNNNNNNNNNNNNNNNNNNNNNNNNNNNNNNNNNNNNNNNNNNNNNNNNNNNNNNNNNNNNNNNNNNNNNNNNNNNNNNNNNNNNNNNNNNNNNNNNNNNNNNNNNNNNNNNNNNNNNNNNNNNNNNNNNNNNNNNNNNNNNNNNNNNNNNNNNNNNNNNNNNNNNNNNNNNNNNNNNNNNNNNNNNNNNNNNNNNNNNNNNNNNNNNNNNNNNNNNNNNNNNNNNNNNNNNNNNNNNNNNNNNNNNNNNNNNNNNNNNNNNNNNNNNNNNNNNNNNNNNNNNNNNNNNNNNNNNNNNNNNNNNNNNNNTATGCAATAACATAAAATAAAGAATTATATTTCATTTTTGAAAGAGTAAAACATGGGAATAATTAGCTGGACATAACATTTATAAATTGGCATGATTCTGATTTAATAACATAGATTTAAATTTTAATATACGACTTTTAAAAACAGAATATGATTTAAATAGACTAATATATACCTTAACATTCATTAACTATGTTGATATTAGTATTATTATTGGGACTGTGTTAATGGTGTTCATATAGGTCCTGATTTAATATGGTCTGCAACAGATTAAAATGATAATTTGATTTAATAATTATAATTCGAATATCGAACAGTGTAATATAATCAAAAATAAAAGAATGATGTCAGAAAAAAGAAAGGACTGATTATTGCTGAATTTATAAACACCGTAGACTTTGACATAAGTGGGTCCGGAAATGACGGAATCAAATGGAAGTTATAAACAAAATCATGGTCATATAAATAAATAATAAATGGTGCAGTTACAAAAAAATGATCCTAAAAAAAGTTGGTTATATAAAGAAGTAATAAATGATGAAGTTATAAAACAAATTACCCCTAAATAAAAGGAATACACAATTAAACTCTATTTTTATCAATGGATCACACTGTTGTTTTAATAGAATAGATATATATATATCTATCTTCGCACACATATATTTATTATAGTTATGGAAACACATATAGCTGGTTTTCTGAAGAGAATCATTTTAATTGCATTATACAGTATACACTAATGTTTTTTGGGAAATTTACAAGAAAACATGAATTAAAGGTATTTTGTTAGATTCTAAATTTGAATAGGTAGCAAATTCGACCACATAAATAAACGTTTTACAACTAAAAAAATCTAGTAAATTGAAATTTGTCTGACATTCTTATTGTTCTTTACGAAAGAGATTTCCTACGTGATTGAATGTTCACCTAGTTATACACTTTACTAATGCCGTGGCAGAAAATGGTCTATATACACTTTTTTTAACGCCATGTAACCCTGGTTAGACGAATAAAAACATAAAAGTACATGATCTCTCCATTTCTAAATAAATATCACTTTACCATTTTTCACACAGATTAAGAAAGTAGTGGAAATATATGTAATTTGTTATTAATTATATTTCTCTGACCGATAGTATTTGAGATAAATAAAATTATTTATAAAATTAATGTAGTTTTTAATTTATTTTCAGTTGAAAATAAGTGTAATTTGTATTGGAATTGTAAAATAATATTTTTTTTGTAACAAGAAAAAAAAAAGTTAAAATTATACTTATTATGAAATAAGGAGAGTAGAAGTTAGTGCACGTACGCTTCGTTGAAAAAGTTATATCATTGTCTATGCCAATGAAGGTTTAATTGCCGTGGTTAAGCTGTAAACCTCACATCCGTGACGATAAAATGTCATAGCAAGTTTGACGTTAGATTTCCCGTAACTTTTTTGAGGAAAAGGACTTACAATAGTTATGTTTTCTCTTTTCCCCCTTCAAAATATTTTCTTCTTCTTCTTTAATTTTCCTTTTGTGCACTGTTTTTATATATAGTTTCATATAATTCTAATTCGGACGGAAAGGGGAGAGAGAAGATAAACAAACAGTCAGCAGGGTTTTGCGGGGGAGGTACGAGTGGAAATAAACAAACGAGTGCCAGGGCCGGTTCATGGGTCTATAACTTTTTTGTGTGTTGCTTTAAAGGTCTATTCAATCTGTTAAAATTATCAAAAAAGTTTATAATTAAGTAAACAGAATTTACTTATTAAAAACAAAACAATAATAAATCTATATTTTCACTATTAGTTTTGAGATATTTTTTTTTATTTGTCTCAGATCTTACAGATCAAGTTAAAAAAAATATAGAGAAAACAATATAGAAAATATTTATAAAAATGTTCATATTGCGTATTTCGCCCAAGGCTATTATTATATTTGTTAAGACGGCACTGACGAGTGCTCCAATAGAGAAAACGAATATTAACATACATAATGGACGTTACTCTTAAGAAAATTACTAAACGTAAAAAAAAAAAATTACTAAAAGTAATGTCATCTTATTTTTCTTTTTCTTGTATTTTTTTTTCTTTTAAACATACATAGTGAGTGATATTTATGTGATGGGGATTCACTCCAACTGGAAGATAACTGTAGAGAAATGCCCAAAGCAAAAGATCTTCATGGGACTCTCTCTGTCTTAAAAGCCTCTCTCTCCCTCTCTCTCTCTCTCTCTCTCTCTCTCTCCCCACAGAAAACCCAGCAATTTCCACTTTCAGAGATCAAAATTGTGTTGTCCAAAATTGACGACGAGAGACTAATTCCAAGGCATTTGCAGTCTCTTAATCCATTTCTCCTCATCATTTAATTACTCTCAAAATCTCCAAGCAAGGAAAATATTTGACTCTTTCTTGGATCTCTTTGGGGTGTGTTGTGTGTGTTATGTGGATTATCCCTGGGGAAATAAATGGCAGGATTCTTTTATCTAGGAGGGAGAGACAACAACAAGCAAGATCTTCATCAAGTGGACAAGAGCAGTTATCTTTATCTCTACAAGGACGAGATTTATAACACCAACAAGGGTTTCGAGATTTGGCCTCCTCAATACTTCCAAGAACAACATCAACAACAACATGTCACAGCTCCTGCAAACTTTTACTCCTTTGGAATGGTCCCAAGCGGAAGCAGCAGCAACAACAACAACAATAACAGGAGCCGGAGTTTACACTTCAACGTAGTCTCCGATCATGAGCCGGGAGGATTCACGGTAACAAGACAAGGAAGTATGAATTGTCAAGATTGTGGGAATCAAGCTAAGAAAGATTGTCCTCATATGAGATGTAGAACATGTTGTAAAAGCCGAGGCTTTCACTGTCGGACTCACGTTAAGAGCACTTGGGTTCCTGCTGTTAAACGCCGTGAGCGTTTAGCTCAACTCGCCTCCTTGCAGCACCGTTCAGCCTTCAGCCGTGAAACGCAAAAGGCAAAACGCCTACGAGAAGCAAATGGTGGTGGTGATAATGTTGATAAAGACCATAGTGGTAGTGCTGGATCGGCTATTGCTACCCGTGTGCCGAATGCTAATTCTAATTCAGGTAAGCTTTGATCATGGTCTGTGTTTTTTAAATTGAT includes:
- the LOC106298994 gene encoding protein SHI RELATED SEQUENCE 5-like, translating into MAGFFYLGGRDNNKQDLHQVDKSSYLYLYKDEIYNTNKGFEIWPPQYFQEQHQQQHVTAPANFYSFGMVPSGSSSNNNNNNRSRSLHFNVVSDHEPGGFTVTRQGSMNCQDCGNQAKKDCPHMRCRTCCKSRGFHCRTHVKSTWVPAVKRRERLAQLASLQHRSAFSRETQKAKRLREANGGGDNVDKDHSGSAGSAIATRVPNANSNSGFEVSQNLPPEVSSPAVFRCVRVSSMEEDEDDQEYAYQTAVNIGGHIFKGILYDQGPEQDHHHQLNLLAPTATTTNAEETAAKTAVTVAGNNNTGLILDPSSLYPVQLSSYISGTPFFTPPRS